In Pseudochaenichthys georgianus unplaced genomic scaffold, fPseGeo1.2 scaffold_692_arrow_ctg1, whole genome shotgun sequence, the DNA window gaggaccgaggaggggagccgaggagagaggaggggaaccgaggagagaggagaggagccgaggagagaggaggggaaccgaggagagaggagaggagccgaggagagaggaggggaaccgaggagagaggagaggagccgaggagagaggtggggagccgaggaccgaggaggggagccgaggagagaggtggggagccgaggaccgaggaggggagccgaggagagaggaggggagccgaggaccgaggaggggagccgaggagagaggaggggagccgaggaccgaggaggggagccgaggagagaggaggggagccgaggaccgaggaggggaacctcctacttcttgagtaaaggatgtgtgtacttctactcgagta includes these proteins:
- the LOC117443874 gene encoding UPF0235 protein C15orf40 homolog, producing TEEGSRGERRGTEERGEEPRREEGNRGERRGAEERGGEPRREERSRGERWGAEDRGGEPRREVGSRGPRRGAEERGGEPRTEEGSRGERRGAEDRGGEPRREEGSRGPRRGTSYFLSKGYISAEAVGVSIAAPPTDGEANTELIRYLAEVLDLKKSHISLDKGSRSRDKVIRVDSSLSPEEVMRRIREEAG